In the Tetrapisispora phaffii CBS 4417 chromosome 7, complete genome genome, one interval contains:
- the MOD5 gene encoding tRNA dimethylallyltransferase (similar to Saccharomyces cerevisiae MOD5 (YOR274W); ancestral locus Anc_8.725), which yields MIKRILYQLSRPIMCDKVIIVAGTTGVGKSQLSIQLAKKFNGEVINSDSMQMYKNIPVITNKHPMDEREGVPHHVMNHVDWSEEYYLHRFEEECIRSIEDIHKRNKVAIVVGGTHYYLQALFKKSVTDEERALTEEENKILNSEDPDLIYNTLVKYDPEIADKYHRNDTRRVKRMLEIYYVTGKKPSATFKDQEVSLRYPTLFLWLYSNPDELAKRLDDRVDKMLASSGMEEIQELFKYYTENNLSSETCENGVWQVIGFKEFLPWLLKQPDAVLDECIERMKIRTRQYAKKQVKWIKKMLIPDINGDIYILDATDLTKWDSNVGLRSDCITSQFLNDVNINVDRAPDTLKTLLNEANTILPKNNDFTNYTCDVCKDQNNKSLVAIGKRNWDIHIKGRRHNSNLNRGKKKQEYENYKRLKEANKNE from the coding sequence ATGATTAAACGGATATTGTATCAATTATCGAGGCCCATTATGTGCGATAAAGTAATAATAGTAGCTGGTACAACAGGCGTTGGAAAATCTCAGTTGTCCATTCAATTGGCTAAAAAGTTCAATGGAGAAGTCATCAATTCAGATTCCATGCAAATGTACAAGAATATACCTGTtataacaaataaacaCCCTATGGACGAACGTGAAGGTGTGCCTCATCATGTTATGAACCACGTTGATTGGTCTGAGGAATATTACCTCCATAGATTTGAAGAGGAATGTATTAGATCGATTGAAGACATACATAAGAGAAACAAAGTTGCTATCGTTGTTGGGGGTactcattattatttacaagctttatttaaaaaaagtGTGACTGATGAAGAAAGGGCATTAACAGAAGAAGAGAACAAGATATTGAATTCTGAAGATCCCGATTTAATATACAATACTTTAGTTAAATATGATCCAGAGATCGCTGATAAGTATCATCGTAATGACACCAGAAGAGTTAAAAGAATGCTGGAAATTTATTATGTCACTGGGAAAAAACCTAGTGCAACATTCAAGGATCAAGAGGTTTCATTAAGATATCCAACGCTATTTTTATGGTTATATAGTAACCCAGATGAATTAGCTAAGCGATTGGATGATCGTGTAGATAAAATGTTAGCTAGTTCAGGTATGGAAGAAATtcaagaattatttaagtATTACacagaaaataatttatcttcaGAAACATGTGAAAATGGTGTCTGGCAAGTTATTGGTTTCAAGGAATTTTTGCCTTGGTTACTAAAGCAGCCTGATGCTGTATTAGATGAATGTATAGAAAGAATGAAGATTAGAACACGACAATACGCTAAGAAACAAGTTAAATGGATAAAGAAAATGCTAATTCCTGATATAAATGGTGATATATACATACTAGATGCGACAGATTTAACGAAATGGGATTCTAACGTGGGTCTGCGATCAGATTGTATTACTTCACAGTTTTTGAATgatgtaaatataaatgtaGATAGAGCGCCTGATACACTCAAAACCTTATTGAATGAAGCTAACACAAttttaccaaaaaataACGATTTTACCAATTATACCTGTGATGTTTGCAAGGACCAAAATAACAAATCATTGGTAGCAATTGGTAAGCGAAATTGGGACATTCACATTAAAGGTAGAAGACATAATTCAAACCTAAATCGTGGTAAGAAGAAACAAGAATatgaaaattataaacGGCTAAAAGAagctaataaaaatgaataa
- the YTM1 gene encoding Ytm1p (similar to Saccharomyces cerevisiae YTM1 (YOR272W); ancestral locus Anc_8.721) — MAEDKSQVKLRFFTREQDESLHVADTPIFAPISLKRYGLSEVVNHLLETDTVIPFDFLIDGKLLRTSLEEYLVANGLSSETFLNVEYTRAVLPPSFLNSFNNEDWVSALDVGDNKHLISGSYDGVLRSYTMSGKVVKQYAGHNGAIRAVKYISNTRLVSAGNDRSVRLWKTKNDDLKPLNNDLHDLEDDEDDIEDGKTLAILEGHNAPVVSLDISSTARILSASYDNSIGLWSTNYKDMTIVDPMEEIKNDSKMSTSAKKRRKLILKDGTIRRRGPLALLESHNAPVEQVIFDANDNTVGYSVSQDHTIKTWDLVTARCVDTKTTSYSLLSVTQMKSLNLLACGSSARHITLHDPRVDSSSKITQQQLVGHKNFVVSLDTCAENEYLLSSGSHDGTVKVWDIRANSPIYTITREDPSVVKGVNDKVFAVKWAEKVGIISGGQDKKIQINKGDDIFKQ; from the coding sequence ATGGCAGAAGACAAGTCACAGGTGAAGCTTAGATTCTTCACAAGAGAGCAGGATGAATCTCTACACGTTGCGGACACTCCGATATTCGCTCCTATCTCATTGAAGAGGTACGGTTTATCAGAAGTCGTTAACCATCTGTTAGAAACCGACACCGTGATCCCATTCGACTTTCTTATTGATGGGAAATTGCTGCGTACTTCCTTGGAGGAGTACCTGGTCGCAAATGGGTTATCCTCGGAAACGTTTTTAAATGTTGAATATACCAGAGCGGTTCTTCCACCTTCGTTTCTGAACAGTTTCAACAATGAGGATTGGGTTAGTGCATTGGATGTCGGTGACAACAAACATTTGATCAGTGGGTCCTATGACGGTGTCTTGAGAAGTTATACCATGTCTGGTAAGGTCGTCAAACAATACGCGGGTCATAATGGTGCAATCAGAGCAGTCAAGTACATTTCGAATACAAGATTGGTATCGGCTGGTAACGACCGTAGCGTACGTCTATGGAAGACAAAAAACGACGATTTGAAACCGCTTAATAACGATCTGCATGACTTGGAAGATGATGAGGATGATATCGAAGACGGTAAGACTTTAGCTATCTTGGAAGGTCATAACGCCCCGGTCGTCTCTCTTGACATATCAAGCACTGCTAGGATTTTATCTGCATCATACGATAATAGTATTGGGTTATGGTCAACCAACTACAAGGATATGACTATTGTTGATCCAATGGAGGAAATCAAAAACGATTCGAAGATGTCAACTTCCGCaaagaagagaagaaagCTAATATTGAAAGACGGGACCATCAGAAGACGTGGTCCTTTGGCTCTTCTAGAGTCTCACAACGCTCCAGTAGAACAAGTCATCTTCGATGCCAATGACAACACAGTCGGTTATTCCGTCTCACAGGATCACACCATCAAAACATGGGATCTGGTGACTGCACGTTGTGTCGATACGAAGACTACTTCATATTCCCTACTGTCTGTTACTCAAATGAAATCTTTGAACTTATTGGCATGTGGTTCAAGCGCAAGACACATTACATTACATGATCCTCGTGTCgattcttcttcaaagaTTACACAGCAACAGTTAGTAGGTCACAAGAATTTTGTCGTCTCCCTAGATACTTGTGCAGAAAATGAGTACTTGTTATCTTCAGGTTCTCATGATGGTACCGTCAAGGTCTGGGATATAAGAGCAAACTCACCTATATATACCATAACAAGAGAAGATCCATCTGTGGTAAAAGGCGTTAATGATAAAGTGTTTGCTGTCAAATGGGCTGAAAAAGTTGGTATTATTAGCGGTGGTCAAGATAAAAAGATTCAAATCAACAAAGGGGACgatatttttaaacaataa
- the DML1 gene encoding Dml1p (similar to Saccharomyces cerevisiae DML1 (YMR211W); ancestral locus Anc_8.724) produces the protein MHEIINISISHRSNHLTTQFYNNKEKLLYTEDRPNTVDVFLNGTKDLISKTASYSPRALLWDSKLGNGSLGTFQYSESNDYYDPNKENLKEVGESLVVTHPRIQKSIYQEALDSGAPVPKLGINNSRYWSDYSHLIYNSKSLQNLNSWYHDVENPNLPDFEKLGQQKFQNYETGFQEFSDNYVSDFFDINLHYQLEQCDSLQGFNLITDVDNAWGGFSTAVLQELKNELPKSNVFTWTFNEDDALNGKTMKERAITKQSLSRITQKLKASINLIEESDLFIPLYADPKLTNWELSSKICKIFDAVNSVFDQNNVEQVRSMEYLVNCISDGTNDQNIISNITESHNEDEIYSYFPLINKFDLKSKVSYHEFSNCDIIRESNNNETLYENEKDKNNNDRIHLRTLKTYRYFPSDTISDEYKSNNDSNITLASTEVCRNVFKHWNHIVTKYFRNDTDREQLKEDISSRAAAYEYGWYDDEDSGDDDY, from the coding sequence ATGCATgaaatcatcaatatcTCGATTTCTCACAGATCTAATCATTTAACAACacaattttataataataaagagaaATTATTGTACACAGAAGATAGACCAAATACTGTTGATGTTTTTTTGAACGGTACCAAAGATCTTATATCGAAAACTGCTTCGTACTCACCAAGGGCTCTCCTCTGGGATTCTAAATTAGGCAATGGCTCATTAGgaacttttcaatattcaGAATCCAACGACTACTATGATCCAAATAAGGAAAATTTGAAGGAAGTTGGAGAGTCTTTAGTAGTGACACACCCTCGAATTCAGAAATCGATATATCAAGAGGCCTTAGACAGTGGAGCTCCCGTTCCAAAATTGggtattaataattcaagGTATTGGTCTGATTATTCTCATTTGATTTATAATTCAAAGAGTTTACAAAATCTGAATAGTTGGTATCATGACGTTGAAAATCCAAATTTACCTGACTTTGAAAAGTTAGGTCAACAgaagtttcaaaattatgAGACTGGTTTTCAAGAATTCAGTGATAATTATGTTAGTGATTTCTTCGATATTAATTTACATTATCAATTAGAACAATGTGATTCATTACAAGGATTTAATCTAATAACTGATGTTGATAATGCATGGGGTGGGTTTTCAACTGCTGTACTacaagaattaaaaaatgagCTACCAAAGAGTAATGTTTTCACATGGACTTTTAACGAGGATGATGCATTAAACGGCAAGACAATGAAAGAGCGTGCTATAACAAAGCAATCATTATCAAGGATAAcacaaaaattaaaagcctctattaatttgattgaaGAATCAGACTTATTCATTCCGCTTTATGCAGATCCTAAGTTAACAAACTGGGAACTCTCTAGCAAAAtatgtaaaatatttgatgcTGTAAACTCTGTTTTTGATCAGAACAATGTGGAGCAAGTAAGATCAATGGAGTATCTAGTTAATTGTATCTCAGATGGTACAAAtgatcaaaatattatctcCAACATTACAGAAAGTCATAATGAGGATGAAATATACTCATATTTCCCGTTGATAAATAAGTTCgatttaaaatcaaaggTCTCATACCACGAGTTTTCTAACTGTGATATAATAAGAGAAAGTAACAACAATGAAACACTTTATGAGAATGAAAAggataaaaacaataatgataGAATACATTTAAGAACATTGAAGACATATAGATATTTCCCTTCAGACACAATTTCAGATGAATATAAAAGTAACAATGACAGTAATATAACTTTAGCAAGCACAGAAGTGTGTAGGAATGTTTTTAAACATTGGAATCATATTGtgacaaaatatttcaggAATGATACTGATAGAGAGcaattaaaagaagatatCTCAAGCAGAGCAGCTGCGTACGAGTATGGCTGGTATGACGATGAAGACTCTGGTGATGATGACTACTAG
- the MGL2 gene encoding putative carboxylic ester hydrolase (similar to Saccharomyces cerevisiae YMR210W) produces MFFSDYLPHYQTVKAVFPNNPICFQNDITHETTNIIKLLEKNVPEFRDGAVSQLHPLLINGHLQTVYASLRKFTDIDNVLYKRLVIHYAHGGEGTLDFVVKSKLPDELQYTPLSQKFLPSHGQYSFISPDDTRLKSTDDKPMLIVLHGLTGGSHESYVRSLVHNITQNYGFEACVLNSRGCCESSITTPMLYNGGWTNDVRYCVKKLRHMYPNRKFYMAGFSLGASVMVNYLGEEGDNSDISSAVSVSVPWDLAKSGFSINESLLGRYIYSPALSKNLLTLTDKHIENLRHNKLFTDYENKSSIIKSIKAFDDAFTGPMFGYEDATTYYNDASPYKRICGIRTPLLAINAVDDPITGSANLPIEEIIKNPYTTLIETDIGGHVAWFMNEYGQRWYVDPICKYFSTFHREIVSKNLKPVVDPSHLPSDPVPNVMTTLPDNDKQSLIE; encoded by the coding sequence ATGTTTTTCTCAGATTATTTGCCTCATTACCAAACAGTGAAAGCAGTGTTTCCAAATAATCCaatttgttttcaaaaCGATATTACTCATGAAACAACCAATATAATCAAATTGTTGGAGAAGAATGTTCCAGAATTTAGAGATGGGGCAGTCTCTCAATTACAtccattattaataaatggTCATTTACAAACTGTATATGCATCCCTTAGAAAATTCACTGATATTGACAATGTACTCTATAAGAGATTAGTTATCCATTATGCTCATGGAGGGGAGGGAACATTGGATTTCGTAGTTAAATCAAAACTTCCTGATGAATTACAATATACTCCACTGTCACAAAAGTTCCTCCCTTCACATGGAcaatattcatttatttctCCTGATGATACAAGACTAAAATCAACCGATGATAAACCCATGCTTATTGTCTTACATGGTTTAACTGGTGGATCGCATGAAAGTTATGTCAGAAGTCTGGTTCATAATATTACTCAAAATTATGGATTTGAAGCATGTGTATTGAATTCAAGAGGTTGTTGCGAATCCTCTATAACAACGCCAATGCTGTACAATGGTGGATGGACTAATGATGTCAGATATTGTGTCAAAAAGTTAAGACATATGTATCCAAATAGAAAATTCTATATGGCAGGGTTCTCATTAGGTGCATCTGTAATGGTCAATTATTTAGGGGAAGAAGGAGATAACTCTGATATATCATCTGCAGTTTCTGTCAGTGTACCCTGGGACCTTGCTAAATCAGGCTTCAGCATAAATGAATCACTGCTGGgtagatatatatactcACCTGCTTTAagtaaaaatttattgacaCTCACTGATAAGCATATTGAGAATTTAAGACATAATAAATTGTTCACGGACtatgaaaataaatcaagTATAATTAAAAGTATCAAGGCTTTTGATGATGCTTTCACAGGTCCAATGTTTGGGTATGAAGATGCAACGACATATTATAATGATGCATCACcatataaaagaatttgcGGTATAAGAACGCCCCTATTGGCTATAAATGCAGTAGATGATCCTATAACAGGATCAGCGAATCTaccaattgaagaaattataaaaaatccTTATACAACGCTTATAGAAACTGATATTGGTGGGCATGTAGCATGGTTTATGAATGAATATGGCCAGCGATGGTATGTAGACCcaatttgtaaatattttagtaCGTTCCATAGAGAAATTGTCTCAAAAAATCTCAAACCAGTCGTCGACCCAAGTCATCTCCCAAGTGACCCAGTTCCGAATGTAATGACGACACTTCCAGATAATGACAAACAATCACTAATAGAGTAG